Proteins encoded together in one Pseudomonas sp. ADAK13 window:
- a CDS encoding DUF4224 domain-containing protein, which produces MDGIHFLSHDEVCTLTGAKTKAGQVQVLKRNGIRHTIKRSGWPCVIASALTGEATGVIEKPKWQPRLVG; this is translated from the coding sequence ATGGACGGAATTCACTTCCTGTCGCATGACGAGGTTTGCACGCTCACCGGCGCGAAAACGAAAGCTGGCCAAGTGCAAGTTCTCAAAAGAAACGGCATTCGCCACACCATCAAACGCAGCGGGTGGCCTTGCGTCATCGCATCGGCACTCACCGGTGAAGCTACAGGTGTAATAGAAAAGCCGAAATGGCAACCGCGGCTGGTGGGGTAA
- a CDS encoding site-specific integrase, whose protein sequence is MGRKPTRPGSIPRLRERKRGDTTYYLYDTGGTPRKEIPLGKDYGLAILEYAKLEKSRVSQAMAQDVLTFAYVAEKYMLEVVPTKAPATQKDNARELKQLLAFFNDPPAPLEAIEPQHVAQYLRHRGKTAPVRANREKALLSSIWNFARTSGYTSLANPCAGVKGNKESGRDIYVEDEMLAMVYLHADQPLKDALDLFYLTGQRIADTLKMDERDIREDRLAVQQGKTKAKRRIEIVGELKVVIDRILARKDSHKIRSSKLIVMDNGQPMTSSMLRGRFDAAREAAGVKKADFQMRDLRAKAGTDKAESSGDILQARDQLGHTTVVMTENYIRKRIGKKVTPTK, encoded by the coding sequence ATGGGACGAAAACCTACCCGGCCGGGGAGTATTCCCCGGCTACGCGAAAGGAAGCGCGGCGACACGACGTATTACCTTTACGACACAGGCGGGACGCCACGCAAAGAAATACCATTGGGCAAGGACTATGGGCTGGCAATTTTGGAGTATGCAAAGCTTGAAAAGAGCCGCGTGTCCCAGGCCATGGCGCAGGACGTACTTACTTTCGCCTATGTCGCTGAAAAATACATGCTGGAAGTTGTTCCAACAAAAGCGCCGGCGACGCAGAAAGACAACGCCAGAGAGCTGAAGCAGTTACTTGCCTTTTTCAATGACCCACCTGCCCCGCTGGAAGCTATTGAGCCCCAGCACGTTGCCCAATACTTGAGACATCGAGGAAAGACCGCACCTGTTCGTGCAAATCGCGAGAAAGCGTTGCTCAGCTCGATCTGGAACTTCGCCAGGACCAGCGGCTACACGTCCTTGGCCAATCCCTGCGCCGGTGTTAAAGGCAATAAGGAAAGCGGACGTGACATCTACGTCGAAGATGAAATGCTCGCGATGGTGTATTTGCACGCAGACCAGCCGCTAAAAGACGCGCTCGATCTGTTCTACCTGACAGGTCAGCGTATCGCTGACACCCTCAAAATGGATGAGCGCGATATCAGGGAAGATCGCCTGGCTGTGCAGCAAGGAAAAACCAAAGCCAAGCGACGAATTGAAATCGTTGGGGAGTTGAAGGTTGTGATCGACCGAATACTGGCCAGGAAAGACAGCCATAAAATCCGTTCCAGCAAGCTCATCGTAATGGACAACGGGCAGCCCATGACCAGCAGTATGTTACGGGGGAGATTTGATGCTGCGAGAGAAGCTGCCGGCGTAAAAAAGGCAGACTTTCAAATGAGGGACCTGCGCGCAAAGGCTGGTACCGATAAGGCGGAATCAAGCGGGGATATTCTGCAAGCCAGAGATCAGCTTGGGCACACAACCGTGGTGATGACAGAGAACTACATCCGCAAACGCATCGGCAAAAAAGTTACGCCGACGAAGTGA
- a CDS encoding LysE family transporter encodes MLGVTDYGSFVLAFIILLLIPGPGNLALITSTGKGGFRAGMAATFGVILGDQVLMWLAVAGVAAILQTHPVAFHAVQWLGAAYLMWLGVSLLFAKPGAAPILDIKPRHYLRQGATIALLNPKTIVFYMAFFPLFIDPAANPGLQTFALMGATVATLTLLYGLIVVTLTGFFAAKLRANAKVSQGLQKLAGVFLIGFGLKLAALRAG; translated from the coding sequence ATGTTGGGTGTGACTGATTACGGCTCGTTTGTGCTCGCTTTTATCATCCTGTTGCTGATTCCGGGCCCGGGAAACCTGGCGCTGATTACGTCGACGGGCAAGGGCGGATTCCGCGCCGGTATGGCGGCGACCTTTGGCGTGATCCTCGGCGACCAGGTACTGATGTGGCTGGCTGTGGCCGGCGTGGCGGCGATTCTGCAGACCCACCCGGTAGCGTTTCACGCCGTGCAATGGCTGGGGGCGGCGTACCTGATGTGGCTGGGTGTGAGCTTGCTGTTCGCCAAGCCTGGCGCGGCACCGATCCTCGACATCAAGCCGCGGCACTACCTGCGCCAGGGCGCAACCATCGCGCTGCTCAACCCGAAAACCATCGTGTTCTACATGGCTTTTTTCCCGTTGTTCATTGACCCGGCGGCCAACCCTGGCCTTCAGACCTTCGCCTTGATGGGCGCCACGGTGGCGACGTTGACCTTGCTGTACGGCCTGATTGTGGTAACGCTGACCGGCTTTTTCGCGGCGAAACTGCGCGCCAATGCCAAGGTCTCCCAAGGGCTGCAAAAGTTGGCGGGCGTCTTCCTGATCGGCTTCGGGCTGAAACTGGCGGCCTTGCGGGCTGGTTGA
- a CDS encoding LysE family translocator: MFMSSSLLSAFALFAFVSSITPGPNNTMLLASGVNFGFIRSIPHALGISIGFMLLVIAVGLGLGEVFKALPWAYTVLRYVGAAYLLYLAWKIATSSAMSDDTDDKRKPMTFLGAAAFQWVNPKAWVMALGAITTYTPAEGYVTNVLLIAAVFALVNLPSVCVWAGCGSGLRNVLREPRWLRLFNWSMAGLLVLSLYPMFFAG; the protein is encoded by the coding sequence ATGTTCATGTCTTCAAGCCTGTTGTCAGCCTTTGCGCTGTTCGCCTTCGTTTCCTCGATCACGCCCGGTCCCAATAACACGATGTTGTTGGCGTCCGGGGTGAACTTCGGTTTTATCCGTTCGATTCCCCATGCACTGGGCATCAGTATTGGCTTCATGTTGTTGGTGATCGCCGTGGGCCTTGGGCTCGGCGAAGTGTTCAAGGCGCTGCCTTGGGCCTATACCGTATTGCGTTATGTGGGGGCGGCGTATTTGCTGTACCTGGCCTGGAAGATTGCGACCTCCAGCGCGATGTCCGATGACACCGATGACAAGCGCAAACCCATGACCTTTCTCGGCGCAGCGGCGTTCCAGTGGGTCAACCCCAAGGCCTGGGTCATGGCGTTGGGCGCGATCACCACCTACACGCCTGCCGAGGGTTATGTCACCAACGTGCTGTTGATTGCAGCGGTGTTTGCCCTGGTGAACCTGCCCAGCGTTTGTGTATGGGCCGGGTGCGGCAGCGGCTTGCGCAATGTGCTGCGCGAGCCACGCTGGTTGAGGCTGTTCAATTGGTCCATGGCGGGGTTGTTGGTGCTGTCGTTGTATCCGATGTTTTTTGCCGGCTGA
- a CDS encoding alpha/beta fold hydrolase, with protein sequence MLVIVVLLVVAAVWVWWTYPRVGNLLFTLIATVEARRARLKEVLVSIQRMTLATYQGGPVSAPPLLLIHGFSADKGVWFGFARHFTADYRVVIPDLAGHGKNPFEHGADYSIAAQAQRLIELLDACRIDAVHVVGSSMGGYVATWLAAHHPERVVSLALIGPVGVLLPQPNEVEELVNQGDNPFLIHSRAQFDRFFSMTMASAPWIPEVLLAAEAQAYIERRDALAEIFSDFSGSPRLEPWLKDVQVPTLLLWGREDRMAPIASAQTWTQGIAHARLECMDGVGHLPMVEQTAQTVARYREFLNAQA encoded by the coding sequence ATGCTCGTGATCGTCGTCTTGCTGGTGGTGGCTGCAGTGTGGGTGTGGTGGACCTACCCACGGGTCGGGAACCTGTTGTTTACGCTCATTGCGACGGTGGAAGCGAGGCGTGCTCGGCTGAAAGAGGTGCTGGTGTCCATTCAGCGTATGACGTTGGCAACCTATCAAGGTGGCCCTGTCAGTGCGCCGCCGCTGTTATTGATCCACGGTTTCAGCGCCGACAAAGGCGTGTGGTTCGGCTTTGCCCGGCACTTCACCGCTGACTATCGCGTTGTCATCCCTGACCTTGCCGGGCATGGCAAAAACCCTTTCGAGCACGGCGCGGACTACAGCATCGCGGCCCAGGCGCAGAGGTTGATCGAACTGTTGGATGCTTGCCGGATCGATGCCGTCCATGTGGTCGGCAGCTCGATGGGCGGTTATGTCGCCACCTGGCTGGCCGCACATCACCCCGAGCGTGTGGTGTCACTGGCGTTGATCGGCCCGGTCGGCGTGCTCTTGCCCCAGCCCAATGAAGTGGAAGAGTTGGTGAACCAGGGCGACAACCCTTTCCTGATTCACTCGCGGGCACAATTCGACCGGTTTTTCTCGATGACCATGGCATCTGCGCCGTGGATACCGGAAGTGCTGCTGGCCGCTGAAGCACAGGCCTATATCGAGCGACGCGATGCGCTTGCGGAAATTTTCTCGGATTTTTCCGGCAGCCCGCGACTGGAACCCTGGCTCAAGGATGTGCAGGTTCCCACCTTGCTGCTGTGGGGCCGCGAGGACCGGATGGCGCCAATCGCCAGTGCTCAAACGTGGACCCAGGGCATTGCCCATGCCCGGCTGGAATGTATGGACGGTGTGGGCCACTTGCCGATGGTCGAGCAAACTGCGCAAACGGTGGCGCGCTATCGGGAGTTTTTGAACGCTCAGGCCTGA
- a CDS encoding helix-turn-helix domain-containing protein, protein MDDRLGARLKEERKALGLSQQEFGAIGGVAANAQVHYESGARLPKSDYLIAIRGKGVDVLYVLTGERAVISQDDLSDKETLIINHYRTLDQMDQDAIAQITSSLSDS, encoded by the coding sequence ATGGACGATCGGCTCGGCGCCCGCCTGAAAGAAGAACGCAAGGCGCTCGGGCTCTCCCAGCAGGAATTCGGCGCGATTGGCGGTGTCGCCGCCAATGCCCAGGTGCACTATGAAAGTGGTGCGCGGCTGCCCAAGTCCGATTACCTGATCGCCATCCGGGGCAAGGGCGTGGACGTGCTTTACGTGCTGACGGGGGAACGGGCGGTTATCAGCCAGGACGACTTGAGCGACAAGGAAACGTTGATCATCAACCACTACCGCACGTTGGACCAGATGGATCAGGACGCGATTGCGCAAATCACTTCCTCGTTGTCTGACAGTTAA